A genomic region of Halopelagius longus contains the following coding sequences:
- a CDS encoding type IV pilin has product MPSIGPSTPPFRRNRGVSPVVGAALLFVVAALLAVTFAMMAYELADALREPTPQVAFETEYVADGAGNGGNGAYVNISHVAGDVADGSIVYVRDESGNEIAWESIWTGESTVSPGGHVHIDGRGSDGVLDAICEAGQTYYVVVEHPDDTSAILREVTIPHAPTSRSPEC; this is encoded by the coding sequence ATGCCTTCGATTGGTCCCTCCACTCCTCCCTTCCGTCGGAACCGCGGCGTCTCGCCCGTCGTCGGCGCGGCGTTGCTGTTCGTCGTCGCCGCCCTCCTCGCGGTCACCTTCGCGATGATGGCGTACGAGTTAGCCGACGCCCTCCGAGAACCGACGCCGCAAGTCGCCTTCGAGACGGAGTACGTCGCCGACGGCGCGGGAAACGGCGGTAACGGCGCGTACGTCAACATCTCCCACGTCGCCGGCGACGTGGCGGACGGGTCCATCGTCTACGTCCGCGACGAGTCGGGGAACGAAATCGCCTGGGAGAGCATCTGGACGGGCGAATCGACCGTCTCGCCCGGCGGCCACGTCCACATCGACGGGCGCGGGAGCGACGGCGTCCTCGACGCCATCTGCGAGGCCGGCCAGACGTACTACGTCGTCGTCGAACACCCGGACGACACGTCGGCGATTCTCCGCGAGGTGACGATTCCGCACGCCCCCACGTCCAGGAGTCCCGAGTGTTGA
- a CDS encoding DUF5822 domain-containing protein, translating to MQPVERSNPEGVDYGWVMQTTFVVTILVGAPIVAVLSTGVTLPTWEARVSFAVRVGAIVWFLTAVGVFAYAKRTDAGDGGADPDEVELGADGD from the coding sequence GTGCAACCGGTCGAACGGTCGAACCCCGAGGGGGTCGACTACGGGTGGGTGATGCAGACGACGTTCGTCGTCACCATCCTCGTCGGCGCGCCCATCGTCGCGGTTCTCTCGACTGGCGTGACGCTTCCGACGTGGGAGGCGCGCGTCAGTTTCGCCGTCAGAGTGGGGGCTATCGTCTGGTTCCTCACCGCCGTCGGCGTCTTCGCGTACGCGAAGCGAACGGACGCGGGCGACGGCGGCGCCGACCCCGACGAGGTCGAGTTAGGCGCGGACGGCGACTGA
- a CDS encoding translation initiation factor eIF-2B — protein MIDETIEEIKEMQTHSSSVVAIKAARSLRELLDRDHATVEDFERDLERNASALRRANPSHASLYNAIQGILRNVVGRADSVEESKSLTEEIIERVVEDVDHGKSRAAENAVEMFEDGDVFLTHDYSSTVLEAIELAAADGKHLTAYVSEARPRFLGRKTARTLAAIDRVETHLLVDSAVGMVLEECDRVVIGMDCIVDETLYNRVGTFPIAATANRLGIPVVVVGSGAKIVDDGFAFENEHRSPSEVSLEPLEDVVIENPAYDATPMELVDEVVTDSAVEPN, from the coding sequence ATGATAGACGAGACGATAGAGGAAATCAAGGAGATGCAGACGCACAGTTCCTCGGTCGTCGCCATCAAGGCCGCCCGGTCGTTGCGGGAACTTCTCGACCGCGACCACGCGACGGTCGAAGACTTCGAACGCGACTTGGAGCGAAACGCCAGCGCACTCCGGCGGGCGAACCCCTCCCACGCCTCGCTGTACAACGCGATACAGGGCATCCTCCGGAACGTCGTCGGTCGCGCCGACTCCGTCGAGGAGTCGAAGTCGCTCACGGAGGAGATAATCGAACGCGTCGTCGAGGACGTCGACCACGGGAAGTCCCGCGCCGCCGAGAACGCCGTCGAGATGTTCGAGGACGGCGACGTGTTCCTCACGCACGACTACTCCTCGACGGTGCTGGAGGCCATCGAACTCGCGGCCGCCGACGGCAAGCATCTGACCGCGTACGTGAGCGAGGCGCGCCCGCGGTTCCTCGGCCGGAAGACCGCCCGAACGCTCGCCGCCATCGATCGGGTCGAAACGCACCTGCTCGTCGACAGCGCCGTCGGGATGGTCTTAGAGGAGTGCGACCGCGTCGTCATCGGGATGGACTGCATCGTCGACGAGACGCTGTACAACCGCGTCGGCACGTTCCCCATCGCCGCGACGGCGAACCGACTCGGCATCCCCGTCGTCGTCGTCGGGTCCGGCGCGAAGATAGTCGACGACGGGTTCGCCTTCGAGAACGAACACCGCTCGCCGTCCGAGGTGTCGCTGGAACCCCTCGAAGACGTCGTCATCGAGAACCCCGCCTACGACGCCACGCCGATGGAACTCGTCGACGAAGTCGTCACCGACTCCGCCGTCGAACCGAACTGA
- a CDS encoding Gfo/Idh/MocA family protein → MTLDIGMLGYRFMGQAHSNALARLPMFFPDAPEVNRHTLVGRDEEALADAADRFGFEHTATDWEDVIDDVDVFYNLGPNHLHAEPSIAALEADVPVLCEKPLAPTLDEAEPMRDAAADADVPAGCAFNYRFVPAIQYAKGLVEDGELGDIHHVRGRYLQDWLVDPEAPWAWRMDKDLAGSGALGDLGAHTVDLVRFLVGDAAGDIERVSGHLQTFVEERPVPDSDETKPVTVDDAYTAQAEFENGAIGTLEASRFANGHKNDHTIEIQGSEGSLKFSLERLNELEYKSADSRGYETILVTDESDPYVEHWWPPGHVIGWEHTFVHENYEFLSAVAEGGEFHPSFEDAYEVQEVLDAIERSDETGEWIALD, encoded by the coding sequence ATGACACTCGACATCGGAATGCTGGGGTACCGCTTCATGGGACAGGCGCACTCGAACGCGCTGGCGCGACTGCCGATGTTCTTCCCGGACGCGCCGGAGGTGAACCGACACACCCTCGTCGGGCGCGACGAGGAGGCACTCGCCGACGCCGCCGACCGGTTCGGCTTCGAACACACCGCGACGGACTGGGAGGACGTAATCGACGATGTGGACGTGTTCTACAACCTCGGCCCGAACCACCTCCACGCCGAACCCTCGATAGCCGCCCTCGAAGCGGACGTGCCGGTGCTCTGCGAGAAACCGCTCGCGCCGACGCTCGACGAGGCGGAACCGATGCGCGACGCCGCGGCGGACGCGGACGTGCCCGCCGGATGCGCGTTCAACTATCGGTTCGTCCCCGCCATCCAGTACGCGAAGGGTCTCGTCGAGGACGGCGAACTCGGCGATATTCACCACGTCCGCGGGCGCTACCTGCAGGACTGGCTCGTCGACCCCGAGGCCCCGTGGGCGTGGCGGATGGACAAGGATCTGGCCGGAAGCGGCGCGCTGGGCGACTTGGGCGCGCACACGGTGGACCTCGTGCGCTTCCTCGTCGGCGACGCCGCGGGCGACATCGAACGCGTCAGCGGCCACCTCCAGACGTTCGTCGAGGAACGCCCCGTTCCCGACTCCGACGAGACGAAACCCGTCACCGTCGACGACGCCTACACCGCCCAAGCGGAGTTCGAGAACGGCGCGATAGGCACCTTGGAGGCTTCGCGGTTCGCAAACGGGCACAAGAACGACCACACGATAGAGATTCAGGGCTCCGAGGGGAGCCTGAAGTTCTCCTTGGAACGCCTGAACGAACTGGAGTACAAGAGCGCCGACTCCCGCGGGTACGAGACGATTCTGGTCACCGACGAGTCCGACCCCTACGTCGAGCACTGGTGGCCGCCGGGTCACGTCATCGGGTGGGAGCACACGTTCGTCCACGAGAACTACGAGTTCCTCTCTGCGGTCGCGGAGGGCGGCGAGTTCCACCCGTCGTTCGAGGACGCCTACGAGGTCCAAGAAGTCCTCGACGCCATAGAGCGGTCGGACGAAACCGGCGAGTGGATCGCTCTCGACTGA
- a CDS encoding sugar phosphate isomerase/epimerase family protein: protein MYVGVLTVPLGGESLSDALSYLDDIGVDGVELGVGGHPGQAHVDRQEMLDDEDAQDELHETLSEHDMQVSALATHNNPLHPDDDTAEEADTELREAVELAAQLDVNTVTCFSGLPAGGPNDEVPNWITAPWPTEHADAHEYQWEVAVEYWSELAEFADERGVDIAIEMHPNMLVYEPTGMLELREATNERIGANFDPSHLYWQGISVTDAIRFLGERDAIHHFHAKDTKVYEPKSRIKGVLDTTEYTDEPERSWLFRSIGYGHDEGHWKDVVSTLRMVGYEGALSIEHEDSLTSSTEGLEKAVDVLDRAVFETQPGDAYWAE from the coding sequence ATGTACGTCGGCGTACTCACCGTTCCGCTCGGTGGCGAATCGCTCTCCGACGCCCTGTCGTATCTGGACGACATCGGCGTCGACGGCGTCGAACTCGGCGTCGGAGGACACCCAGGACAGGCCCACGTCGACCGGCAGGAGATGCTGGACGACGAGGACGCGCAGGACGAACTGCACGAGACGCTCTCGGAACACGACATGCAGGTCAGCGCCCTCGCGACGCACAACAACCCGCTTCACCCCGACGACGACACCGCGGAGGAGGCGGACACGGAACTGCGCGAGGCGGTCGAACTCGCCGCGCAGTTGGACGTAAACACCGTCACCTGCTTCTCCGGCCTCCCGGCGGGCGGCCCGAACGACGAGGTGCCGAACTGGATTACGGCCCCGTGGCCGACCGAACACGCCGACGCCCACGAGTACCAGTGGGAGGTGGCCGTCGAGTACTGGTCCGAACTCGCGGAGTTCGCCGACGAACGGGGCGTCGATATCGCCATCGAGATGCACCCGAACATGCTCGTCTACGAACCGACGGGGATGCTCGAACTGCGGGAGGCGACCAACGAGCGAATCGGCGCGAACTTCGACCCCTCGCACCTCTACTGGCAGGGAATCAGCGTCACGGACGCCATCCGGTTCCTCGGCGAACGCGACGCCATCCACCACTTCCACGCGAAGGACACGAAGGTGTACGAGCCGAAGTCCCGCATCAAGGGCGTCCTCGACACCACCGAATACACGGACGAACCCGAGCGCTCGTGGCTGTTCCGCTCCATCGGCTACGGCCACGACGAGGGTCACTGGAAGGACGTGGTGTCCACCCTCCGGATGGTCGGCTACGAAGGCGCCCTCTCTATCGAACACGAGGACTCGCTTACCTCCTCGACGGAGGGCTTAGAGAAGGCCGTGGACGTGCTCGACCGCGCCGTCTTCGAGACGCAACCGGGCGACGCCTACTGGGCGGAGTGA
- a CDS encoding GNAT family N-acetyltransferase: MSVNVEKRVDGPGSDEYAEQAWELKERIRSDEGVLKQRRRFFVDAYRRSKTHLLFLDEDLIAFASARRDGYILFLAVAPEARGEGLGKRLVAEVANDHGSVSCHARATNEEALAFYEHIGFEIERRIENYYEDGGDAYYLRLGEKSGLREKFSDLFRR, from the coding sequence GTGAGTGTCAACGTCGAAAAGCGGGTAGACGGGCCGGGGTCCGACGAGTACGCCGAGCAGGCGTGGGAGTTGAAAGAGCGGATTCGCAGCGACGAGGGCGTCCTCAAGCAGCGACGGCGGTTCTTCGTGGACGCCTACCGTCGCTCGAAGACGCACCTCCTCTTTCTCGACGAAGACCTCATCGCGTTCGCCTCCGCGCGGCGAGACGGCTACATCCTCTTTCTCGCCGTCGCACCCGAGGCGCGCGGCGAGGGACTCGGAAAGCGCCTCGTCGCCGAGGTGGCCAACGACCACGGGTCCGTCTCCTGTCACGCCCGAGCGACGAACGAGGAAGCGCTGGCGTTCTACGAACACATCGGATTCGAAATCGAACGCCGGATAGAGAACTACTACGAGGACGGCGGCGACGCCTACTACCTCCGCCTCGGGGAGAAATCGGGGCTCCGAGAGAAGTTTTCGGACTTGTTCCGGCGCTGA
- a CDS encoding archease: MSFELREHTADVAVEATASDLSGAFAAVADGLAAAGCDAVPPTGGERFGIEVRAEGAEALLFDYLDQLIYERDVRGVLPVDNDAEVRAPEEGDGEWVLDGSARGVPLSAVDAREIKAVTYSEMSLEETADGWRAYVVFDV, translated from the coding sequence ATGAGCTTCGAACTCCGGGAACACACGGCCGACGTGGCCGTCGAGGCGACGGCGTCGGACCTCTCCGGGGCGTTCGCCGCCGTCGCCGACGGACTCGCCGCCGCCGGGTGCGACGCCGTCCCCCCGACCGGCGGCGAGCGGTTCGGAATCGAGGTGCGCGCGGAGGGTGCGGAGGCGCTTCTCTTCGACTACCTCGACCAACTCATCTACGAACGTGACGTGCGCGGCGTCCTCCCCGTGGACAACGACGCCGAGGTTCGCGCCCCCGAGGAGGGCGACGGCGAGTGGGTTCTCGACGGGTCGGCGCGGGGCGTCCCGCTCTCGGCGGTGGACGCCAGAGAGATAAAAGCCGTCACCTACTCCGAGATGTCCCTCGAAGAGACGGCCGACGGATGGCGCGCGTACGTCGTCTTCGACGTGTGA
- a CDS encoding DoxX family protein gives MRLRPAVGRAGAVALVCSLALVAFAGRASAHVKYVTPGSDPVAVVEFLAEALSDPFNVAVLLGGAAFVVALIGGYLAVRPARRDVAVFRETIESYRDLLPWLLRLSVGIPLVGAGFSGYFFSPVVHPADPTFVRLFGITVGFLLLFGFGTRIVATVGLGFYLVGFAFEPALMLAFEYVPGFIAIALLGGGRPSADHVVSRMAADDRTLYSKVDPFYRAIAVPFVERVQPFASLVPLALRVGVGISFVYLGVAQKLMNPGEALSVVAKYNLTAVVPVSAELWVVGAGLTEALVGVLLIVGAFTRAASLTAFLLFTTTLFGLPDDPVLAHVSLFGLVSALLVTGAGPFSVDEWLQYWAARRDRSVDARAAN, from the coding sequence ATGAGACTCCGACCGGCCGTTGGTCGCGCGGGGGCCGTCGCCCTCGTCTGTTCGCTCGCTCTCGTCGCGTTCGCCGGGCGCGCGAGTGCGCACGTCAAGTACGTTACGCCCGGCAGCGACCCCGTGGCCGTCGTCGAATTCCTCGCCGAGGCGCTCTCGGACCCGTTCAACGTCGCCGTCCTCCTCGGCGGCGCGGCGTTCGTCGTCGCCCTCATCGGCGGCTACCTCGCCGTCCGCCCGGCGCGACGGGACGTGGCGGTGTTCCGCGAGACGATAGAGAGCTACCGGGACCTGTTGCCGTGGCTCCTCCGCCTGAGCGTCGGGATTCCGCTCGTCGGCGCGGGCTTTTCGGGGTACTTCTTCTCGCCCGTCGTCCACCCCGCGGACCCGACGTTCGTGCGCCTGTTCGGCATCACCGTCGGATTCCTGCTTCTGTTCGGGTTCGGCACGCGCATCGTCGCCACCGTCGGCCTCGGGTTCTACCTCGTCGGGTTCGCATTCGAACCGGCGCTGATGCTCGCGTTCGAGTACGTGCCGGGGTTCATCGCCATCGCCCTGTTGGGCGGCGGGCGTCCGAGCGCCGACCACGTCGTCTCGCGGATGGCAGCGGACGACCGGACGCTGTACTCGAAGGTTGACCCGTTCTACCGCGCAATCGCGGTGCCGTTCGTCGAGCGCGTGCAACCGTTCGCGTCGCTCGTCCCCCTCGCCCTCCGCGTCGGCGTCGGAATCTCGTTCGTCTACCTCGGCGTCGCACAGAAACTGATGAACCCCGGCGAGGCGCTCTCGGTCGTCGCGAAGTACAACCTCACCGCCGTCGTCCCCGTCTCGGCCGAACTGTGGGTCGTCGGCGCGGGACTGACCGAAGCGCTCGTCGGCGTGCTCCTCATCGTCGGCGCGTTCACCCGCGCGGCGTCTCTGACCGCCTTCCTCCTCTTTACGACGACGCTGTTCGGCCTCCCGGACGACCCCGTGTTGGCGCACGTCTCGCTCTTCGGCCTCGTCTCGGCGCTCCTCGTGACGGGGGCCGGACCGTTCTCGGTGGACGAGTGGTTGCAGTACTGGGCCGCGCGGCGCGACCGGTCCGTCGACGCGAGGGCGGCGAACTGA
- a CDS encoding RtcB family protein, with protein MTDDADVREFDGIRLERVRDYVWEIPREGDMRVPARVLASEKLLEQIGGDKTLQQLRNATHLPGIAKHAICMPDGHQGYGFPVGGVGATDVENGCISPGSVGYDINCGVRMMTTNLTYDDVQGREEELVEALFANVPSGLGGGGVVQGDRDAVEGVLARGMDWALEEGWAVEEDLAHCEDEGMRPDADPSAVSQKAKDRGKNQLGSLGSGNHFLEVQRVTDVFREEVADSFGLFDDQIVVLVHCGSRGLGHQVCSDYLRRIEKEHGDLLADLPDKELAAAPAGSELAEEYYGAMCAAINFAWVNRQLIMHRTRQVFERVFERDWEEMEMHLLYDVAHNIAKKEVHDVDGEERELYVHRKGATRAFPAGRPELPSAYRDVGQPIIIPGSMGAGSYVLRGGENSLNLTFGSTAHGAGRTMSRTQAKQEYWGETVQNELRDQEKIYVKAQSGATVAEEAPGVYKDVDEVVRVSDELGIGDKVVRTFPVCNIKG; from the coding sequence ATGACAGACGACGCCGACGTGCGAGAGTTCGACGGCATCCGCCTCGAACGCGTTCGCGACTACGTGTGGGAGATTCCCCGCGAGGGCGACATGCGCGTTCCGGCGCGGGTGCTCGCGAGCGAGAAACTCCTCGAACAGATAGGAGGCGACAAGACGCTCCAGCAACTGCGGAACGCGACGCACCTCCCGGGCATCGCGAAACACGCCATCTGCATGCCCGACGGCCACCAAGGGTACGGCTTCCCCGTCGGCGGCGTCGGCGCGACGGACGTCGAGAACGGCTGTATCTCGCCCGGAAGCGTCGGCTACGACATCAACTGCGGCGTGCGGATGATGACGACGAACCTCACGTACGACGACGTGCAGGGCCGCGAGGAGGAACTCGTCGAGGCCCTCTTTGCGAACGTCCCCTCCGGACTGGGCGGCGGCGGCGTCGTCCAAGGGGATAGAGACGCCGTCGAGGGCGTCCTCGCCCGCGGGATGGACTGGGCCCTCGAAGAAGGGTGGGCCGTCGAGGAGGACTTAGCCCACTGCGAGGACGAAGGGATGCGCCCCGACGCCGACCCGAGTGCGGTGTCCCAGAAGGCGAAAGACAGGGGCAAAAACCAACTCGGCAGTCTCGGTTCCGGAAACCACTTCCTCGAAGTTCAGCGGGTGACAGACGTGTTCCGCGAGGAGGTGGCCGACTCCTTCGGTCTGTTCGACGACCAGATAGTGGTCCTCGTACACTGCGGGTCGCGCGGACTCGGTCATCAGGTCTGCTCGGACTACCTGCGGCGGATAGAGAAGGAACACGGCGACTTGCTCGCGGACCTGCCGGACAAGGAACTCGCCGCCGCGCCCGCCGGGTCCGAACTGGCCGAGGAGTACTACGGTGCGATGTGTGCCGCAATCAACTTCGCGTGGGTGAACCGCCAACTCATCATGCACCGCACGCGGCAGGTGTTCGAACGCGTCTTCGAACGCGACTGGGAGGAGATGGAGATGCACCTGCTGTACGACGTGGCGCACAACATCGCCAAGAAGGAGGTTCACGACGTCGACGGTGAAGAGAGGGAACTGTACGTCCACCGGAAGGGCGCGACGCGGGCGTTCCCCGCCGGGCGTCCGGAACTCCCCTCGGCGTACCGCGACGTGGGCCAACCCATCATCATCCCCGGTAGCATGGGCGCGGGGTCGTACGTCCTCCGCGGCGGCGAGAACTCCTTGAACCTCACGTTCGGCTCTACCGCCCACGGCGCGGGCCGGACGATGAGTCGGACGCAGGCGAAACAGGAGTACTGGGGCGAGACGGTGCAGAACGAACTGCGCGACCAAGAGAAGATATACGTGAAGGCCCAGTCGGGCGCGACGGTGGCCGAGGAAGCGCCGGGCGTCTACAAGGACGTCGACGAAGTCGTGCGCGTCTCCGACGAACTCGGCATCGGCGACAAGGTGGTTCGGACGTTCCCCGTCTGCAACATCAAGGGCTGA
- a CDS encoding HAD family hydrolase, with protein MNPTKTDLDAFDAVVWDLDGTLVHLAVDWDEVADEVIETFDGHGVDADGMDLWAMLDLADEEGIRDEVEAIIADHEHEGARESERLPHADALGANGAAEGVCSLNCEDACNVALDAHDLSEHVDAVVGRDSVATRKPDPKPLLETIDRIGADKESTVFVGDSLTDEKAADRAGVEFRYVGGRPSSLG; from the coding sequence GTGAATCCGACGAAGACGGACCTCGACGCGTTCGACGCCGTCGTCTGGGACTTAGACGGAACGCTCGTCCACCTCGCGGTCGATTGGGACGAAGTGGCGGACGAGGTGATCGAGACGTTCGACGGTCACGGCGTGGACGCCGACGGGATGGACCTCTGGGCGATGCTCGATCTCGCCGACGAGGAGGGCATCCGCGACGAAGTCGAGGCGATAATCGCCGACCACGAACACGAGGGCGCGCGCGAGTCCGAACGACTCCCGCACGCCGACGCACTCGGCGCGAACGGCGCGGCCGAGGGCGTCTGCTCGCTCAACTGCGAGGACGCCTGCAACGTCGCACTCGACGCGCACGACCTGTCCGAACACGTCGACGCCGTCGTCGGCCGCGACTCGGTGGCGACCAGAAAACCGGACCCAAAGCCCCTGTTGGAGACGATAGACCGAATCGGCGCGGACAAGGAGTCGACCGTCTTCGTGGGCGACTCGCTCACCGACGAGAAGGCCGCCGACCGCGCGGGCGTGGAGTTCCGCTACGTCGGCGGCCGTCCGTCGTCGCTCGGGTAG
- a CDS encoding acyl-CoA dehydrogenase family protein — translation MALADAGSALTEEQRAVRDVVREFAEREVRPAAAEADAEERFPEEVWDGLSDLDLTGLTVPEAYGGVGADRTTYAVVNEEVAHGQLAVATALSVHCLATSCIAEFGSHDQKERWLPEMAAGRPVGMFALSEPHAGSNPAEMSTVARREGDEYVLNGEKQWITNGERGEVCIVFAKTDPDDPDSVTQFLVPKDAGIEVGKKEHKLGLRASDTTGLLFDDVRVPAENRLTEEGAGLSAAFRILTGGRIGIAAQAVGLAQAALDEAKSYATDREQFGDPIAEIQTIRHKIADMATDVHAARLMVREAARLEDEGEDPRTAAAMAKYAASETAVDVTNEAVQIHGGYGYTTEFDVERFYRDAKITTIYEGTSEIQKEIIARGVFE, via the coding sequence ATGGCACTCGCAGACGCCGGTTCGGCGCTCACCGAGGAACAACGCGCGGTTCGCGACGTGGTTCGGGAGTTCGCAGAACGGGAGGTTCGACCCGCCGCCGCGGAGGCCGACGCCGAAGAACGGTTCCCCGAGGAGGTGTGGGACGGGCTCTCGGACCTCGACCTGACCGGGCTGACGGTCCCGGAGGCGTACGGCGGGGTCGGCGCGGACCGGACGACGTACGCCGTGGTCAACGAGGAGGTGGCGCACGGGCAACTCGCCGTCGCTACCGCCCTTTCGGTTCACTGCCTCGCCACCTCCTGCATCGCCGAGTTCGGATCCCACGACCAGAAGGAGCGGTGGCTTCCCGAGATGGCGGCCGGCCGACCGGTCGGGATGTTCGCCTTATCGGAACCGCACGCGGGGTCGAACCCCGCGGAGATGTCCACCGTCGCTCGACGGGAGGGCGACGAGTACGTCCTGAACGGCGAGAAACAGTGGATAACGAACGGCGAACGCGGCGAGGTGTGCATCGTCTTCGCGAAGACGGATCCCGACGACCCCGACTCGGTCACGCAGTTTCTCGTCCCGAAGGACGCCGGTATCGAGGTGGGGAAGAAGGAGCACAAACTCGGCCTCCGTGCGTCGGACACGACCGGACTGCTGTTCGACGACGTGCGCGTCCCCGCTGAGAACCGACTCACCGAGGAGGGTGCGGGCCTCTCCGCGGCGTTCCGCATCCTCACGGGCGGCCGAATCGGCATCGCGGCGCAGGCGGTCGGACTCGCGCAGGCGGCCCTCGACGAGGCGAAGTCGTACGCGACGGACCGAGAGCAGTTCGGCGACCCCATCGCGGAGATACAGACGATTCGGCACAAGATAGCCGACATGGCGACGGACGTCCACGCCGCGCGCCTGATGGTCCGTGAGGCGGCCAGACTCGAAGACGAAGGCGAGGACCCGCGCACCGCCGCCGCGATGGCGAAGTACGCCGCCAGCGAAACCGCCGTGGACGTGACGAACGAGGCGGTCCAGATTCACGGCGGGTACGGCTACACGACGGAGTTCGACGTAGAGCGGTTCTACCGCGACGCGAAGATAACGACCATCTACGAGGGCACCTCCGAGATACAGAAGGAGATCATCGCCCGCGGCGTCTTCGAGTGA
- a CDS encoding alanyl-tRNA editing protein: MLTRAPAEPGVRRFEAEVTSVDGRNVTLSETYFYAESGGQPADRGTLGGVPVTDVQKDETEEAVVHTLEAEPDFDAGEEVAGVVDDDFRTYCMRAHTASHVLYGAGRRLLDELGYGGFDIGEEKVRVDFATATDIDDEVLVELERLTNRAVWDSRDVTWEEVPAEEATARDDVAFNTKTEEGVMADAETVRLVDVDGWDVAACGGTHVSNTREIGPVTVVGRSNPGEGLTRVEFAVGPSGIRRRANVHRAALDAARELGTAVEDVGEAAAELRAEKESVESDLRELESDLLAGRLAELDAVERDGATWRVGTIGGFGPNDVGEAAKDAVADGEDVVVAVGDGDAPFVVVAAADDADANAGAVVSDLTDEFGGGGGGGAAFAQGGGLDADPEDVVARVRDGA; this comes from the coding sequence ATGCTAACGCGTGCCCCGGCGGAACCCGGCGTCCGTCGGTTCGAAGCCGAAGTCACGAGCGTCGATGGACGGAACGTCACGCTCTCGGAGACGTACTTCTACGCCGAGAGCGGCGGCCAACCGGCCGACAGGGGAACGCTCGGCGGCGTCCCCGTGACGGACGTACAGAAGGACGAAACCGAAGAAGCGGTCGTCCACACCCTCGAAGCGGAACCCGACTTCGACGCGGGCGAGGAGGTGGCGGGCGTCGTGGACGACGACTTCCGAACGTACTGCATGCGCGCCCACACCGCCAGTCACGTCCTCTACGGCGCGGGCCGGAGACTCCTCGACGAGTTGGGGTACGGCGGGTTCGACATCGGCGAGGAGAAGGTGCGGGTGGACTTCGCCACCGCCACCGACATCGACGACGAGGTGTTGGTCGAACTCGAACGACTGACGAACCGCGCCGTCTGGGACTCCCGCGACGTGACGTGGGAGGAGGTGCCGGCCGAGGAGGCGACGGCCCGCGACGACGTGGCGTTCAACACGAAGACGGAGGAGGGCGTGATGGCCGACGCGGAAACGGTTCGACTCGTCGACGTAGACGGGTGGGACGTGGCCGCCTGCGGCGGGACCCACGTCTCGAACACGCGCGAAATCGGGCCCGTCACCGTCGTCGGCCGGTCGAACCCCGGCGAGGGACTCACCCGCGTCGAGTTCGCCGTCGGCCCCTCGGGCATCCGACGGCGCGCGAACGTCCACCGCGCCGCCCTCGACGCGGCGCGGGAACTGGGGACGGCCGTCGAGGACGTCGGTGAGGCCGCGGCCGAACTCCGCGCCGAGAAAGAGTCGGTGGAGAGCGACCTCAGGGAACTCGAATCGGACCTACTGGCCGGCCGACTCGCCGAGTTGGACGCCGTCGAACGCGACGGCGCGACGTGGCGCGTCGGCACTATCGGCGGGTTCGGACCGAACGACGTGGGCGAGGCCGCGAAAGACGCCGTGGCGGACGGCGAGGACGTGGTGGTGGCCGTCGGAGACGGAGACGCGCCCTTCGTCGTCGTCGCGGCGGCGGACGACGCCGACGCGAACGCCGGGGCCGTCGTCTCGGACCTCACGGACGAGTTCGGCGGCGGCGGGGGCGGCGGGGCCGCCTTCGCGCAGGGCGGCGGACTCGACGCCGACCCGGAGGACGTCGTCGCCCGCGTCCGCGACGGCGCATAG
- a CDS encoding helix-turn-helix domain-containing protein — protein MPKYSTGGGGGGGDGDSCELCGRTSGKLRRANVEGANLLVCSNCAPHDDNRHKDQKKSSSTSQSDDSPRNRRKRAAQRTAKLYDQSKGDSSHWEEGGTNYEKDRLPYLVSGYGGVVESARQDAGLTPEELAEELGVEESDVVAIEQGRATRTDVGGSVIRALEERLDVDIVDE, from the coding sequence ATGCCCAAGTACTCCACCGGAGGGGGTGGCGGCGGAGGAGACGGCGACAGTTGCGAACTCTGCGGTCGCACGTCCGGGAAACTCCGGCGCGCGAACGTCGAGGGTGCGAACTTACTCGTCTGCTCTAACTGCGCGCCGCACGACGACAACCGTCACAAGGACCAGAAGAAGTCGAGTTCGACGTCCCAAAGCGACGATAGTCCGCGGAACCGGCGCAAGCGGGCGGCCCAACGAACGGCGAAACTGTACGACCAATCGAAAGGCGACTCCTCCCACTGGGAAGAGGGGGGGACGAACTACGAGAAGGACCGCCTCCCGTACCTCGTCTCGGGGTACGGCGGCGTCGTGGAGTCGGCGCGGCAGGACGCCGGTCTGACCCCCGAGGAACTGGCCGAGGAACTCGGCGTCGAGGAGTCCGACGTCGTCGCCATCGAACAGGGTCGCGCGACGCGAACGGACGTGGGCGGGTCGGTCATCCGCGCACTCGAAGAGCGACTCGACGTGGACATCGTAGACGAGTGA